In Cygnus olor isolate bCygOlo1 chromosome 12, bCygOlo1.pri.v2, whole genome shotgun sequence, one DNA window encodes the following:
- the NUDT7 gene encoding peroxisomal coenzyme A diphosphatase NUDT7 isoform X2 — protein sequence MPAAVQGCEAAVARPSPPISAPPPAIKWPSAPERMPERGGEAPPEGAGCGRQVLPLAAAQSLGAAAAGGAGRAAVLAAHPAGPAGVCPCSALPLRRSPGEVCFPGGKSEENDKDEIDTALREAKEEVGLPPEKVEVICRLVPGIDKMNYLVTPVVGFIEDTFQATPNPDEVSDVFVMPLEYFIKPLNYMTLPYKTSSGYLTWMHCFTYYDHERNKSFKIWGLTAHFAVFLALLVFRTKPTFEVDYDLDNLIASAESKFMNLYASLNEKKRSNL from the exons ATGCCCGCGGCAGTACAAGGCTGCGAAGCTGCCGTCGCCCGGCCGAGCCCTCCCATCAGCGCCCCTCCTCCGGCCATAAAATGGCCGTCCGCCCCTGAG AGAATGCCCGAAAGGGGAGGCGAGGCGCCGCCTGAGGGAGCTGGATGTGGCCGACAAGTTCTCCCGCTTGCCGCTGCCCAAAGCCTCGGTGCTGCTGCCGCTGGTGGTGCGGGCCGGGCGGCTGTGCTTGCTGCTCACCCTGCGGGCCCCGCAGGTGTGTGTCCGTGCTCTGCCCTCCCT CTGAGAAGATCACCAGGGGAAGTGTGTTTTCCAGGAGgtaaaagtgaagaaaatgataaaGATGAAATTGATACTGCTCTCCGAGAAGCCAAGGAAGAAGTGGGACTACCGCCAGAGAAGGTGGAAGTCATCTGTAGGCTTGTGCCTGGAATCGATAAA ATGAATTACTTGGTAACACCAGTTGTAGGATTTATAGAGGATACATTCCAGGCCACTCCTAATCCAGATGAAGTGAGTGATGTTTTTGTCATGCCATTGGAGTATTTCATCAAGCCCTTAAATTACATGACCTTGCCTTATAAAACCTCATCTGGTTACTTAACCTGGATGCACTGCTTTACATATTATGACCATGAACGCAATAAGTCATTCAAGATATGGGGACTTACTGcacattttgctgtatttcttgctCTTCTAGTTTTTAGAACAAAACCTACCTTTGAGGTTGATTATGATCTTGACAACTTAATTGCATCTGCTGAGAGTAAGTTCATGAATTTATATGcatctttaaatgaaaagaagaggAGTAATCTATGA
- the NUDT7 gene encoding peroxisomal coenzyme A diphosphatase NUDT7 isoform X4, producing the protein MAAAEREVEAEGRECPKGEARRRLRELDVADKFSRLPLPKASVLLPLVVRAGRLCLLLTLRAPQLRRSPGEVCFPGGKSEENDKDEIDTALREAKEEVGLPPEKVEVICRLVPGIDKMNYLVTPVVGFIEDTFQATPNPDEVSDVFVMPLEYFIKPLNYMTLPYKTSSGYLTWMHCFTYYDHERNKSFKIWGLTAHFAVFLALLVFRTKPTFEVDYDLDNLIASAESKFMNLYASLNEKKRSNL; encoded by the exons ATGGCGGCCGCGGAGCGGGAggtggaggcagaggggag AGAATGCCCGAAAGGGGAGGCGAGGCGCCGCCTGAGGGAGCTGGATGTGGCCGACAAGTTCTCCCGCTTGCCGCTGCCCAAAGCCTCGGTGCTGCTGCCGCTGGTGGTGCGGGCCGGGCGGCTGTGCTTGCTGCTCACCCTGCGGGCCCCGCAG CTGAGAAGATCACCAGGGGAAGTGTGTTTTCCAGGAGgtaaaagtgaagaaaatgataaaGATGAAATTGATACTGCTCTCCGAGAAGCCAAGGAAGAAGTGGGACTACCGCCAGAGAAGGTGGAAGTCATCTGTAGGCTTGTGCCTGGAATCGATAAA ATGAATTACTTGGTAACACCAGTTGTAGGATTTATAGAGGATACATTCCAGGCCACTCCTAATCCAGATGAAGTGAGTGATGTTTTTGTCATGCCATTGGAGTATTTCATCAAGCCCTTAAATTACATGACCTTGCCTTATAAAACCTCATCTGGTTACTTAACCTGGATGCACTGCTTTACATATTATGACCATGAACGCAATAAGTCATTCAAGATATGGGGACTTACTGcacattttgctgtatttcttgctCTTCTAGTTTTTAGAACAAAACCTACCTTTGAGGTTGATTATGATCTTGACAACTTAATTGCATCTGCTGAGAGTAAGTTCATGAATTTATATGcatctttaaatgaaaagaagaggAGTAATCTATGA
- the NUDT7 gene encoding peroxisomal coenzyme A diphosphatase NUDT7 isoform X5 produces the protein MPERGGEAPPEGAGCGRQVLPLAAAQSLGAAAAGGAGRAAVLAAHPAGPAGVCPCSALPLRRSPGEVCFPGGKSEENDKDEIDTALREAKEEVGLPPEKVEVICRLVPGIDKMNYLVTPVVGFIEDTFQATPNPDEVSDVFVMPLEYFIKPLNYMTLPYKTSSGYLTWMHCFTYYDHERNKSFKIWGLTAHFAVFLALLVFRTKPTFEVDYDLDNLIASAESKFMNLYASLNEKKRSNL, from the exons ATGCCCGAAAGGGGAGGCGAGGCGCCGCCTGAGGGAGCTGGATGTGGCCGACAAGTTCTCCCGCTTGCCGCTGCCCAAAGCCTCGGTGCTGCTGCCGCTGGTGGTGCGGGCCGGGCGGCTGTGCTTGCTGCTCACCCTGCGGGCCCCGCAGGTGTGTGTCCGTGCTCTGCCCTCCCT CTGAGAAGATCACCAGGGGAAGTGTGTTTTCCAGGAGgtaaaagtgaagaaaatgataaaGATGAAATTGATACTGCTCTCCGAGAAGCCAAGGAAGAAGTGGGACTACCGCCAGAGAAGGTGGAAGTCATCTGTAGGCTTGTGCCTGGAATCGATAAA ATGAATTACTTGGTAACACCAGTTGTAGGATTTATAGAGGATACATTCCAGGCCACTCCTAATCCAGATGAAGTGAGTGATGTTTTTGTCATGCCATTGGAGTATTTCATCAAGCCCTTAAATTACATGACCTTGCCTTATAAAACCTCATCTGGTTACTTAACCTGGATGCACTGCTTTACATATTATGACCATGAACGCAATAAGTCATTCAAGATATGGGGACTTACTGcacattttgctgtatttcttgctCTTCTAGTTTTTAGAACAAAACCTACCTTTGAGGTTGATTATGATCTTGACAACTTAATTGCATCTGCTGAGAGTAAGTTCATGAATTTATATGcatctttaaatgaaaagaagaggAGTAATCTATGA
- the LOC121076577 gene encoding hypoxanthine-guanine phosphoribosyltransferase-like isoform X3 translates to MQDMGNHHIVALCVLKGGYKFFADLLDHIKALNQNGDKSVPITVDFVRIKSYCKDTPTEKISIVGEELSTLNGKNVLVVEDIIKTGRTMKALLSKLKDNEPKMVKVVSLLIKRIYRSPGYRPDYIGFEIPDKFVVGYALDYNAYFRDLNVSTQKCALTVMYVSVSTDN, encoded by the exons ATGCAAGATATGGGAAACCACCACATTGTTGCACTCTGTGtccttaaaggaggctataaATTCTTTGCTGATTTGCTGGACCATATAAAAGCACTAAATCAAAATGGTGATAAATCTGTCCCCATTACTGTGGATTTTGTGAGAATAAAAAGCTACTGT AAGGATACACCTACAGAAAAAATCAGTATTGTTGGAGAAGAACTGTCTACACTAAATGGGAAG AATGTGTTAGTAGTAGAG gataTTATTAAGACTGGTAGAACAATGAAGGCACTACTTTCAAAACTAAAAGACAATGAACCAAAGATGGTAAAAGTCGTAAG CTTGCTCATCAAAAGGATATACCGAAGTCCAGGCTATAGACCAGACt ACATAGGCTTTGAAATTCCAGATAAGTTTGTGGTTGGATATGCTCTTGACTATAACGCATACTTCAGAGATCTAAATGTAAGTACACAGAAGTGCGCTTTGACTGTTATGTACGTGAGTGTTAGCACGGATaactaa
- the NUDT7 gene encoding peroxisomal coenzyme A diphosphatase NUDT7 isoform X1, protein MPAAVQGCEAAVARPSPPISAPPPAIKWPSAPERMPERGGEAPPEGAGCGRQVLPLAAAQSLGAAAAGGAGRAAVLAAHPAGPAGVCPCSALPVGGRHPWVPWGQPPVGGVVADGFQLRRSPGEVCFPGGKSEENDKDEIDTALREAKEEVGLPPEKVEVICRLVPGIDKMNYLVTPVVGFIEDTFQATPNPDEVSDVFVMPLEYFIKPLNYMTLPYKTSSGYLTWMHCFTYYDHERNKSFKIWGLTAHFAVFLALLVFRTKPTFEVDYDLDNLIASAESKFMNLYASLNEKKRSNL, encoded by the exons ATGCCCGCGGCAGTACAAGGCTGCGAAGCTGCCGTCGCCCGGCCGAGCCCTCCCATCAGCGCCCCTCCTCCGGCCATAAAATGGCCGTCCGCCCCTGAG AGAATGCCCGAAAGGGGAGGCGAGGCGCCGCCTGAGGGAGCTGGATGTGGCCGACAAGTTCTCCCGCTTGCCGCTGCCCAAAGCCTCGGTGCTGCTGCCGCTGGTGGTGCGGGCCGGGCGGCTGTGCTTGCTGCTCACCCTGCGGGCCCCGCAGGTGTGTGTCCGTGCTCTGCCCTCCCTGTAGGTGGaaggcacccatgggtgccctggggacagcccccgGTCGGTGGGGTGGTAGCAGATGGCTTCCAG CTGAGAAGATCACCAGGGGAAGTGTGTTTTCCAGGAGgtaaaagtgaagaaaatgataaaGATGAAATTGATACTGCTCTCCGAGAAGCCAAGGAAGAAGTGGGACTACCGCCAGAGAAGGTGGAAGTCATCTGTAGGCTTGTGCCTGGAATCGATAAA ATGAATTACTTGGTAACACCAGTTGTAGGATTTATAGAGGATACATTCCAGGCCACTCCTAATCCAGATGAAGTGAGTGATGTTTTTGTCATGCCATTGGAGTATTTCATCAAGCCCTTAAATTACATGACCTTGCCTTATAAAACCTCATCTGGTTACTTAACCTGGATGCACTGCTTTACATATTATGACCATGAACGCAATAAGTCATTCAAGATATGGGGACTTACTGcacattttgctgtatttcttgctCTTCTAGTTTTTAGAACAAAACCTACCTTTGAGGTTGATTATGATCTTGACAACTTAATTGCATCTGCTGAGAGTAAGTTCATGAATTTATATGcatctttaaatgaaaagaagaggAGTAATCTATGA
- the LOC121076577 gene encoding hypoxanthine-guanine phosphoribosyltransferase-like isoform X1 yields the protein METERLARDIMQDMGNHHIVALCVLKGGYKFFADLLDHIKALNQNGDKSVPITVDFVRIKSYCKDTPTEKISIVGEELSTLNGKNVLVVEDIIKTGRTMKALLSKLKDNEPKMVKVVSLLIKRIYRSPGYRPDYIGFEIPDKFVVGYALDYNAYFRDLNVSTQKCALTVMYVSVSTDN from the exons ATGGA GACAGAACGCTTGGCTAGAGATATCATGCAAGATATGGGAAACCACCACATTGTTGCACTCTGTGtccttaaaggaggctataaATTCTTTGCTGATTTGCTGGACCATATAAAAGCACTAAATCAAAATGGTGATAAATCTGTCCCCATTACTGTGGATTTTGTGAGAATAAAAAGCTACTGT AAGGATACACCTACAGAAAAAATCAGTATTGTTGGAGAAGAACTGTCTACACTAAATGGGAAG AATGTGTTAGTAGTAGAG gataTTATTAAGACTGGTAGAACAATGAAGGCACTACTTTCAAAACTAAAAGACAATGAACCAAAGATGGTAAAAGTCGTAAG CTTGCTCATCAAAAGGATATACCGAAGTCCAGGCTATAGACCAGACt ACATAGGCTTTGAAATTCCAGATAAGTTTGTGGTTGGATATGCTCTTGACTATAACGCATACTTCAGAGATCTAAATGTAAGTACACAGAAGTGCGCTTTGACTGTTATGTACGTGAGTGTTAGCACGGATaactaa
- the LOC121076577 gene encoding hypoxanthine-guanine phosphoribosyltransferase-like isoform X2: protein METERLARDIMQDMGNHHIVALCVLKGGYKFFADLLDHIKALNQNGDKSVPITVDFVRIKSYCKDTPTEKISIVGEELSTLNGKNVLVVEDIIKTGRTMKALLSKLKDNEPKMVKVVSLLIKRIYRSPGYRPDYIGFEIPDKFVVGYALDYNAYFRDLNHICILIERAKQKYKS, encoded by the exons ATGGA GACAGAACGCTTGGCTAGAGATATCATGCAAGATATGGGAAACCACCACATTGTTGCACTCTGTGtccttaaaggaggctataaATTCTTTGCTGATTTGCTGGACCATATAAAAGCACTAAATCAAAATGGTGATAAATCTGTCCCCATTACTGTGGATTTTGTGAGAATAAAAAGCTACTGT AAGGATACACCTACAGAAAAAATCAGTATTGTTGGAGAAGAACTGTCTACACTAAATGGGAAG AATGTGTTAGTAGTAGAG gataTTATTAAGACTGGTAGAACAATGAAGGCACTACTTTCAAAACTAAAAGACAATGAACCAAAGATGGTAAAAGTCGTAAG CTTGCTCATCAAAAGGATATACCGAAGTCCAGGCTATAGACCAGACt ACATAGGCTTTGAAATTCCAGATAAGTTTGTGGTTGGATATGCTCTTGACTATAACGCATACTTCAGAGATCTAAAT cacatcTGCATTCTGATAGAGAGAgccaaacagaaatataaaagctAG
- the NUDT7 gene encoding peroxisomal coenzyme A diphosphatase NUDT7 isoform X3 — protein sequence MPERGGEAPPEGAGCGRQVLPLAAAQSLGAAAAGGAGRAAVLAAHPAGPAGVCPCSALPVGGRHPWVPWGQPPVGGVVADGFQLRRSPGEVCFPGGKSEENDKDEIDTALREAKEEVGLPPEKVEVICRLVPGIDKMNYLVTPVVGFIEDTFQATPNPDEVSDVFVMPLEYFIKPLNYMTLPYKTSSGYLTWMHCFTYYDHERNKSFKIWGLTAHFAVFLALLVFRTKPTFEVDYDLDNLIASAESKFMNLYASLNEKKRSNL from the exons ATGCCCGAAAGGGGAGGCGAGGCGCCGCCTGAGGGAGCTGGATGTGGCCGACAAGTTCTCCCGCTTGCCGCTGCCCAAAGCCTCGGTGCTGCTGCCGCTGGTGGTGCGGGCCGGGCGGCTGTGCTTGCTGCTCACCCTGCGGGCCCCGCAGGTGTGTGTCCGTGCTCTGCCCTCCCTGTAGGTGGaaggcacccatgggtgccctggggacagcccccgGTCGGTGGGGTGGTAGCAGATGGCTTCCAG CTGAGAAGATCACCAGGGGAAGTGTGTTTTCCAGGAGgtaaaagtgaagaaaatgataaaGATGAAATTGATACTGCTCTCCGAGAAGCCAAGGAAGAAGTGGGACTACCGCCAGAGAAGGTGGAAGTCATCTGTAGGCTTGTGCCTGGAATCGATAAA ATGAATTACTTGGTAACACCAGTTGTAGGATTTATAGAGGATACATTCCAGGCCACTCCTAATCCAGATGAAGTGAGTGATGTTTTTGTCATGCCATTGGAGTATTTCATCAAGCCCTTAAATTACATGACCTTGCCTTATAAAACCTCATCTGGTTACTTAACCTGGATGCACTGCTTTACATATTATGACCATGAACGCAATAAGTCATTCAAGATATGGGGACTTACTGcacattttgctgtatttcttgctCTTCTAGTTTTTAGAACAAAACCTACCTTTGAGGTTGATTATGATCTTGACAACTTAATTGCATCTGCTGAGAGTAAGTTCATGAATTTATATGcatctttaaatgaaaagaagaggAGTAATCTATGA